The Chitinivibrionia bacterium genome window below encodes:
- a CDS encoding NAD(P)/FAD-dependent oxidoreductase, whose protein sequence is MSKDTKKYDVIIIGAGPAGITAALFAKKQGRSVLLLDKDSFPREKICGDGLSTRTLVILKELGLYEKFLADCPVNKIDGVIFSAPNGTILPINYKNLGRTQGVEGYTLNRIYFDNFLINEAREAGIEVLENFEAKKFLLNSKNEVSGVITNKKDSKKDIDFEAKIVVCACGIFPRILKSVNYAHPSGKKCVVGIRRHFKQVDCVGNMIEMHFVKSIVEGYFWIFPEANDIANVGFIIPDKIRRKRKINLEKELENIISSPRFSDRFKIAEPLTEPSAAYLNLGGTKVFPPKGGLLIIGDAMGLTEHFTGEGVGNAMFSAQKAAQVIEAAFENGNFGARTMAMFHKICVKPLLREFRVSAIVNKMKSVWLLNFVIGIAAQNSETMEKIAAAVASQKERKRLLNPIFYLKLLLRRKK, encoded by the coding sequence ATGAGCAAAGATACCAAAAAATACGATGTTATAATCATAGGTGCGGGACCTGCGGGGATTACGGCGGCGCTTTTTGCAAAAAAGCAAGGGCGCTCGGTTTTGCTGTTGGATAAAGACAGTTTTCCGCGCGAAAAAATTTGCGGCGACGGGCTTTCCACCCGAACATTAGTCATCCTCAAAGAATTGGGACTTTACGAAAAATTCCTCGCTGATTGCCCCGTAAACAAAATAGACGGCGTCATATTCTCTGCCCCGAACGGCACAATTCTTCCGATAAATTACAAAAATTTGGGACGAACACAAGGCGTTGAAGGCTACACTCTGAACCGCATTTATTTCGATAACTTTCTTATAAACGAAGCAAGAGAAGCAGGCATAGAAGTTTTGGAAAACTTTGAGGCAAAAAAATTTCTGCTCAATTCCAAAAATGAGGTAAGTGGTGTAATTACAAATAAAAAAGACAGTAAAAAAGATATAGATTTTGAAGCAAAAATAGTTGTTTGCGCCTGTGGAATTTTCCCGAGAATTCTAAAATCCGTAAATTATGCTCACCCAAGCGGCAAAAAGTGCGTTGTCGGAATACGCAGACACTTTAAGCAAGTGGATTGTGTAGGAAATATGATAGAAATGCACTTCGTAAAAAGCATAGTGGAAGGATATTTCTGGATATTCCCCGAAGCAAACGACATTGCAAACGTGGGCTTCATAATCCCCGACAAAATCAGACGAAAACGCAAAATAAATCTCGAAAAAGAACTGGAAAACATTATATCATCGCCCCGATTTTCCGACAGATTTAAGATTGCAGAACCGCTTACGGAGCCAAGCGCGGCGTATCTGAATTTGGGCGGCACAAAAGTTTTTCCTCCAAAAGGCGGACTTTTAATTATCGGCGATGCAATGGGACTTACCGAGCATTTTACGGGCGAAGGTGTAGGCAACGCAATGTTTTCGGCACAAAAAGCGGCACAGGTAATAGAAGCGGCGTTTGAAAATGGCAATTTTGGAGCAAGAACAATGGCAATGTTTCATAAAATCTGCGTAAAACCGTTGCTTAGAGAATTTCGCGTTTCGGCAATAGTAAATAAAATGAAAAGCGTTTGGCTTCTAAATTTTGTAATCGGAATTGCCGCGCAAAACAGCGAAACAATGGAGAAAATAGCCGCCGCCGTCGCTTCACAGAAAGAACGAAAACGCTTGCTTAACCCTATCTTTTACCTAAAACTGCTACTACGCAGAAAGAAATGA
- the lgt gene encoding prolipoprotein diacylglyceryl transferase, with protein MDFITFWQTLPLRLDPTFITLFGETIIRFGSEPSGAGFAVRYYGLMYIMAFLTGISLLKSMCRRGEVAGVHSNEMENLCMWGIIGLLVGARLGFVVFYNWGHFSQNLNQIFIPFANGQFIGLAGMSYHGGVIGGLLFGTIYMIMRKLDFRECVNAIFLAVPLGQGIGRFGNFMNGELYGRITTSPIGMYFPDDPTNLRYPSQLFQMFGEGFALFLILLLLRKLWAPSKKIMMPLYFIGYGIIRFFIEFFREPDAHIGLNALGLSRGQMLCVAMVIIGVVIIPFFLKKTKTINIAKVKNTSDKKRKEGGDSRYEI; from the coding sequence ATGGATTTTATTACATTTTGGCAAACTCTTCCACTTAGATTAGACCCGACTTTTATTACGCTTTTCGGAGAGACAATTATTCGGTTCGGCAGTGAGCCGTCGGGCGCGGGCTTTGCTGTGCGCTATTACGGGCTTATGTATATAATGGCGTTTTTAACCGGAATTTCGCTGTTAAAATCAATGTGTCGCCGCGGTGAAGTTGCGGGTGTTCATTCAAATGAGATGGAAAATTTGTGTATGTGGGGAATTATAGGGCTTTTGGTTGGAGCAAGGCTCGGCTTCGTTGTTTTTTATAACTGGGGGCATTTTTCGCAAAATCTAAACCAAATTTTCATTCCTTTTGCAAACGGGCAATTCATAGGGCTTGCGGGAATGTCGTACCACGGCGGGGTTATCGGCGGGCTATTATTCGGCACAATTTATATGATAATGAGAAAACTTGATTTCAGAGAATGTGTAAACGCAATATTTTTGGCAGTGCCGCTCGGACAGGGTATCGGACGTTTCGGCAACTTTATGAACGGCGAATTATACGGACGTATAACCACGTCGCCGATTGGTATGTATTTTCCCGACGACCCGACAAATTTACGCTACCCCTCGCAACTTTTTCAGATGTTCGGCGAAGGTTTCGCGCTATTTTTAATACTGCTTTTACTTCGCAAACTTTGGGCGCCGTCCAAAAAAATTATGATGCCGCTGTATTTTATAGGCTATGGAATAATCCGCTTTTTCATAGAGTTTTTCCGCGAACCCGACGCACACATCGGACTAAACGCACTTGGGCTTTCGCGCGGACAAATGTTGTGCGTGGCAATGGTAATTATCGGAGTTGTAATAATTCCGTTCTTCTTAAAAAAGACGAAAACAATTAACATCGCCAAAGTTAAGAATACATCCGATAAAAAACGCAAAGAGGGAGGCGACAGTCGCTATGAAATATAA
- the purU gene encoding formyltetrahydrofolate deformylase, whose translation MKYKNTAVLLISCNDTDGIVADITALLARLGANIVYLDQHTDRENKKFFMRVEWDLENFSVALDDFKTIFKNDSARKFNMSWELHKSADKQRMAIFVSKYAHCFFDIISRVKTKEFEVDIPLIISNHEDLREEAECFGIPYFYLPVNKENYEEQTEKQMQILQEHNIDFIVLARYMQIIPPKMIEKYPNRIINIHHSFLPGFPGAKPYHQAFERGVKIIGATGHYVNEELDAGPIIEQDIQRITHKYSVDDMITTGQDIERRVLARAVGAHIQRKVLTDKNRTVVFS comes from the coding sequence ATGAAATATAAGAATACCGCAGTCCTTTTAATTTCCTGCAATGACACAGACGGAATTGTCGCCGATATTACCGCGCTTTTGGCACGCTTGGGGGCAAATATCGTCTATCTTGACCAACATACCGACCGCGAAAATAAAAAATTCTTTATGCGGGTTGAGTGGGATTTGGAAAATTTTTCGGTAGCATTAGACGACTTCAAAACGATTTTCAAAAACGATTCGGCGAGAAAATTTAATATGTCGTGGGAACTGCACAAATCAGCCGACAAACAAAGAATGGCAATATTCGTTTCAAAATACGCACATTGCTTTTTCGACATAATTTCCCGTGTAAAAACGAAAGAATTTGAGGTGGATATTCCGCTCATAATAAGCAATCACGAAGATTTGCGCGAAGAAGCGGAATGCTTTGGTATCCCCTATTTTTACTTGCCTGTCAACAAAGAGAATTACGAAGAGCAAACCGAAAAGCAAATGCAAATTTTGCAGGAACACAACATTGATTTTATCGTTTTAGCGCGATATATGCAAATAATTCCACCGAAAATGATTGAGAAATATCCAAACCGCATAATCAATATTCACCATTCGTTTTTACCCGGATTTCCGGGAGCAAAGCCTTACCATCAGGCGTTTGAGCGGGGTGTGAAAATTATCGGCGCAACGGGTCATTACGTAAACGAAGAATTAGACGCGGGACCGATTATAGAACAAGACATTCAGCGGATAACGCACAAATATTCTGTGGATGATATGATTACCACTGGACAAGACATAGAGCGGCGCGTTCTGGCAAGAGCAGTCGGCGCGCACATACAAAGAAAAGTATTAACCGATAAAAACCGCACAGTAGTATTTTCGTAA